ACAACATAAGCATGTACAGGCTAGACACCGGAGACCTATAGCATACAAATCCCATTTAATCCCcaatttcccccaaaaaatAGATAACTGCGATAAACAGCTCCAGAAAAAAAGGGGCAGAAATTGCTACCCTTGAGTAATTTAACTTGGAAATATGGCATAGGAGCGATTCCAGATTCAATTAAGAACGGCatattcaattccaaatctgaTGTAATTACCATTAACATCATCAGCGGCGCGACTCATTGCTTTCCTTCTCGATTTGCTCCTTCTGCTTCTCCACGAGCTTATCGATCGCCGCCTGCACTGCGTCCCGTCCTCCGATAAGCAGCCGAGTCACTACCTCCGGGTCCTTCTCAAAGCGCGCAGCCTCGAATTCCTTGCGCGCATTTTCCCTCAAAACATCGCGCCAAAGGACGCCTCGCGAGTCAGGCCACATGAAGAAGCGAGTCGCTCGGATGATATCACGGTACAGGCTTAGAGCCTCGCGGCGAGTGCTGGTGAGTCGCTGCCGAGTCAAAAGTTCCTTTTCGTCATCATCGAGGTGCTTGTTATCGTCCTTCACTACATGCCTTTCGAATAACTCTTCAACGGTGTCTGGACCGAGGTGTAACAAGCGGCGATGGATATTGGAGAGGCCTTCCCCGATTTGGCGGTGGCGCATCGCGGCGCTGATTGTCCGCAATAGGTGGAAATCCGCAATcatttttctgtttatttaCCCTTTCCCTAATTGAACAATACTCAATCAGAGTTTCCAAAACAGCATCCAACACCGAGACGATCAAAAGACTGGATGCAATCGACCGTTTTGCGTTTAATCGGCGGTGAAATGGAGATGTAGAATTTCAGAGACAGAGAGAAGGGACGAAGGTATCGGCGGTGTGACGGTTAAGTCGTCTGTGTTTCAAACATTATTTGGGCctcatttttctattctttttaattttgagaacTACTTATATGGGCTGCTATATGTATTTAGGCCCAATATGAATGATGGACCCCAAACCAAATATCAAGGCTCAAATTATACCacaagataattttatttttttaattactatccACTTATAATAACTAACtcaaaaacatataaatactttattaaaattcttaaattgaaaataacaaCACAAATTAAAGACATTCTAGTCAGAAGCTTATACATGACTAACCAACCATTATTTAAGTGGGATGAAAACTTTTGGACTATGATTAAAGTTGTAGacaattgtaaaaaaaaaaacctccaCTTATTTAAAAGATACCAATTCAAGAAACTAGGCTCGGAAAAATGACactacaaaatgaaaaatataatacacttGTATTGCTTGTTaagatcaaataataatagtattcaAATCGGCACAATTATTTGTCAACAAAAGTAACAAGTAACCAAATATGTACAAAGTCCTCATCGTCTCAACTCCGAGGAAGAAACTAAgtttaaaagaagaaaaaagaaatttagttTCTCATATCAATcattatatatagtgtttgATCTTTTGGCTCATTTTCACTAAATGCCACAGATTTCCTACAACATCAATTGGATATTAATTAACTCTCCAGTGTAGGAACAAAACAAGAAGTCCCCTTATTGAAGAGGTGgagaaaatggaagaaattcACAACTTTTAATTCTACACAACTTGGATGTTTGTTGCTTTTGCATTGTTTTCCATGAATTTTGTCTTTTGCTTTCCTTGCCTTGAAGGCCTTGATGAACAAGAGCCGTTCGATGATTTTGGTGAGCTAACGTTATTCGATCTTggcttcttcctcctctccttcttcttcacagGAGCAGCCTCCGTTGAGTTCTCATCGTGCCTTACGGAATCGCCAAATTCTGTTCATGATAAACCAACCTCTGATCACTATTCACTTATCAAGatatcaaaagaaaaacattaaGACTGAGTTTTAAAGAGAACCATgtgaaattttatagtattacaAACCCTAGATACTCAATTTTCTTTgcatgtatatttataaacataTGTCACGTGTAATATACATTACAACAAACTCatcttataataataaaaaatagattcaattacattggaaaatattaaaaatgactaaaaatttattcaacaGAAAAGCATGGTTAAATTGAAGCGTAGATGGTGCatttaaaacacaaattaacgcccttatttgaataaaaaaattccttACAGTTTTTTAGCGAATATTAATGAGAATTCCAACCAAAAAATGATAGAGATGATAAGAGGGTGACCTCGAGATGACCACGGAGACATGCCGGTGGATCCAGAACCAGAGGCAGAATTACCAATTGATGTCGTTGCAAAATCATTCCCGGTCTTGTATTCATTCATCTGCATTTGTAACAATAGTACAGACCAATTCTTTGACATCTAAACTATATACCTATATCACAACACCaattctattataaattagtatgaaaatgaatactactattatttaccCAAGAGGGTGCATTTCCGGAGGAGCCATCCATCCTATATGTGCTACATGTTTGACATCAGTGGGACCCCCAATTTCCATTTCTGGTTCCTTCACTGCTGCAAGACCAGACAATACTGCTAATTAAATAAGCCCCCAAACACTAGATTAATTTTAGAGAAAtaggaaaaattaattaccaaACATATTGGTGATGCCGTATTTGACTCCTTTATATATCCCCTTCATTTTTGTTCCCATATCAGAAATCGTAGGATATGAAGCACAATGTAGGACAAAGCACCACCAATATGTCAAAAAGGATTCCTCCTTTGCCTACTTCCAAAGCAATAGTGCCATAAAGTATTAATTGATAATCACAATTAAATTGTTATAGGCATCTCTCCATTTGCAGTCAagtattttcataataatactaaaagTTCTAATCAAGCATCACGCAATAAAGGAAAAGGAGTGAAATGAAACCTTACATGAGATATAAAAGAGGCGTATATATATCTACAAATAATGTTGGTGTAAACATGCCACAATAGGcctatattaatatatatgcatgcGACGAAATTATGAATTGGATAAAGGGGATTATTTCTTCAATGATTGGAGGTGATTGATGAGGTGATTGGTGGAAGAATTAAGGTTGGCATGGAACGAAGAAATGATTTAGAGGAAATATAAGGGGTGGTGTCGGTGGCGTTGTCGGAGAAGTAATCCAACGCGAATTGTGTGTTGGTGGGTGTGGGAATATTTTGGAAGAGAGGAGATGGAAGggcagagagagaggaagGAGAGATGAGGGAAAACCGCTAAATTCTCCCAAAAAATTGGTGGGGTTTGTGGCCTTGTGGGGGTCAATTTCtaggaagaaaataattgatcaaaaataaacatggactaaattaattaggatattcaaatttaattaattcactaaTGTTGCAAAATAATACAAGACCGGAGAGttgttaatatatttttctattttagagaCACTGGTCAATATCCGAATATTTTGAATGTAAAAACGTTCATAAGTAGTATTTTCTgggttttttttcatttttcaacatACAATTATGCCTCTAGATATAGTTTCATGTCTGTGTTTTTCGATATGTATCATTAAATGATGATAGGAATTACTAGTAGTCCAAACACGTGAAATTGAGAAAGcaaataatttgtatatatcaTTCACACCGCATAATGCATCTCTAATCAAATGCTTGAGATGCACTTGACTTAAGTTGTCGAACTCGACTTACATAATAATTGTAATCTCGTCCACCAACGTCGATCGATTCAGTTACCACTTACCACTTACCACTATAATGTATTGTGATATGTGGTTTAATCATTTTAAGTGTTAGAATCACGAATGGAGCCTCCTTCACAATTTTAGCCTTCTAACATTAAAGTTTTTAGTCTtctttttcccaaatttttaatttaattttcagtaAATTTTTAGGGTGTTCTTTTTCCATGATATATAaactttttgtttgtttttttgaataaaCTTTATCATGTCTTGATTTATAGTAcatttaataaagtaattggttgttttaaaaatgtgaataacATCTCTTATACGAAACATTGAATGCTTTTTTCCACCCGTACGGCGGGATAACTAATTGGTTGTTTTAAGTCAAATACAATTGAGAATTTACGAGAAAAAGCTATTAACGTGTCTAATTATGAGAGATATATCTTTTCATCTATAGtccaaaagataaatatatatcgAAATGGCACATTGCATATATGCATAACCACAACATGACAACCAACCCAGCATCGaataaatgtgaaataaaatgtaagttcATAACAACTCCAAAGTGTAGAAATCAACCATAGTTTAGTCGAAACATATCGTTCTGCACGAAATAGCCACCTTCCCCCGTCGGAATCAAGTGAAACATCTGCAGTTCATTCAAGAAATTTTTAAGAAACCCTTATTTTCATGGATAAATATTAGTTTCAATTCTAAAAATGAACTCGTTTTATCAATAATGTTGCCTACTATTAGGATATACTTGGCACCTGGCTAAACCTCAAGGAATGCTCCTCCCTGCAGATGAAGACTGCCACTGACAGAGACACGACACCACCGGCAACGGCTGACGGCTGGCAATCAACGGTGCTGATTGCATGGCGGCATTGATCAACGGCAGCTGGTTGATTTTGGGCCCGAGATGTGATCAGCCCTTGTATCCTCTCCCCCTCAAACGTGAGCATAGACGTCGGATTGTAGAGCGAGATGAGGGTGGCCCGTCGTGGTCGAACAGGTGGTAGTAGTGCTCCACGAAGGCTAATCCGACAAGTTCGGCTTGTTCTTCCATATCCCAACAATTTGCAACTAAGTGTGCCAGAATTAGGAAGGGGTAATTGTGATTTATATCTATAGGGAAtcttgctgctgctgcatGCTTAAGCAAAGAATTTTAGATATGCATGCTTTCTTGCCGGCCCTGCTATGAGACTTTTTGTTGAATCCTTATTTATGTCTCCCTTTTTAAGTGAGATTGTGAGGGTCCAAGTTTGATTTGGACTCAAGGAATATATTCTCCCTATGAATAGCCTTGGGTTGAATGcaaaagaaaggaaagaagCACTGTTTAGAAACTGAGAGATACTACCAATGAATAGATCATCACTCAGCAGAGCATTCATACACTACTCCAGCAACATTCACGGCATACTTATGTGATATTTTCAAACTTCAGTCACAACAGAAGGAAGAGTGCAAAAGACAAAGAAGAATACGGTTACTAGACCTATAACCTCGAATTGAGAAAGAGAATTTAGTTCCTCCGAATATGAAATCTGTGCCATTGTCACAGGATGTATAAGCGTTCATGCCACTAGAGAAGAACCACGGAACTCAGAATACTCCTTCATAGGTACAAATCTACGAGTTCAGTGTATTTGGAGCCATCGACTCTCCATTGCTATCAAAATGGCACTTGAATGAACTCAGATAACTCAAAATCTATGCAAGTAATTTCACTCTCAAACAGGTGAGTATCACTAGTACTAGCACTGCAAATTAACAAAGTCAAACATAAGTTGCATAACCAATCCTGGCTAACCAAAGACGAATAAATAGAAGACAACAATACTGTATTTCTGGAAACTTGGTTACGAGCCCTACTGATGGTGTATGCGTATGAGAACATTCTACAATCTTTGTTGTGAATCCTATTGATGGAAGGAGCATAAATGGACAGTAAACATTGTTGTGAATCCTATTGATAGAATGAGCATAAGATGGACAGCAACCTCAGCAGTCTACTTTTAAGGCCCAAAAACTCATTCGTTCGGGATATGACAGCACCAATTTTCAGGTTATACTTTGGTTTCCTTCATTTCACAACATACTTCATTCAACATAGAAACACTGAAAGAAAGCACATCAAACAAAAACAGACACAAAAATAGATGCATTCAAGAGTGGAAAGTTCAAATTGTAATTACTAGTAACTGAAAAGCCATCAGCAAGGAACAAACCATCTAGCAAAAATATTCAGTATTGCATATCCAATCAAGAAGAAAGCCTCAAGTATGTCTGTGACTGTAAGAACTACAACTACAAATTCAACCAACATCAATTTCTTACCAAAGCCATCACTGCCAGCTCGAAGGTAAGTAGGCATGAATGCTATACCCGGTCTTCCAATTATCCAAGTTAATCACCTTCTTCACGGCCCAGAACGACACGAAAAGCGCAAACAGCATCACAGCCCTCTGAAAAGTCTTGTTCTTCACCCTCACCAATACATGAGCCACAAAAGCCAGCAGCAGCCCCACGATCGTGTACAAGAAGCCGATCGAGAACCCCTCCGCCCCCCGCTGCATCCCTGATCCTTGGTAGAAGAACACCAGCTTCGACGGATCCTGCCTGTCCGCAATTACCAACGGCATTTTCCTAATTATGTTGAACATCGCCCCCGAAACGCTGAAGAAGTAGACGAAAACCGCCCCCGCCATCCATACGTTCTTATCGTGGAAAATGGTGTTGCCAGCGATCAATTTCTTCAGGAAGAAGGGGGTCATGAGCAGGATTACAGCGATTATGAATGCGATTTGTTTCCTCGAAACCACAGGGGGGCGATTGATCTGGCCGACGGTCAATTGAGCTCTGGATTCGATGAATTCGGCCATGGAATCGGCCAGCCTCGAGTAATCGGCGCCGTCCATTTGAATCGATTGCGTTTTGACATCGGAGGCGGTCGGCGGGATGAGGCGGATGTGAGGGAGGGAGTTGACGCCGAATTGGGCGAATGAGGATTGAGATTCCTGGAATTCGACttcgaagaagaagagttTGGATTTGTGATTAGGGTTGTTGGATTGGAAAGAGGCGGAAACTAGGGCGAATTCGGATTTGAGTGTGGGAGAGAGAGCTCGGGCTTGGAGTGGAGGTGGTGTGCATCGAAGAAGATTAGGGCGTGGAAGGGGCGGGGCGTGGGAGGAGAGAGGATGCGGCGGAGGAGGGAGTCGGAGAGGCGGATGACGCCGGTGGGGGACTGGGATTGGAGGACAGAGAGCTCGGTGACGACGGGGTCGGAGGAGATGGATGCGGCGGGGGATGTGAGGTGGGTAATGAGGAGGAGAGCGGCGACGGCGAATGTGGTGGGAGAGATCGCCATtgcgacggagggagtgaGGTCTGTTTGAATCAAGCGGAGACTCTGGAGTTTGGTGGACTGTAATTGGGAAGAAAGCCGACTAGGATTTCGTAGAGGTGGTGGAGCCAATGGTGTCGTGCCACTTCATTAAATCTtactatttcaaattttagaatatGTTGTTTCATGTcataattgaaaagaaaaatagtatgtttatattaatattagaaataactctttttataaataaaatatgatagaaTATGTTTTGTAAGATAgtttaaaaggaaaagtgtAATGTctgtaattttgaaatattatagattaaaaatgatattccTCCGTTCATCAATACAAGATTAATTTTGATCAAGCATGgattataagagcatctccaatgctacTATGCCTACATAAGAAGCACTCTCTCACCCCGCCACGTCGCAAAGACTAAAAATCACACGCCACATCGATTTAGGCACgcaaaaataattcaaaatatactacatttactaattaaaattacgattaaattacggaattaaatttacgagacatatacgggaaaattcattaattgcatttaaaaaggtacatgattaaaaaaattacattaaaaaaggtacataataaaaaaaaactatcgtcgtgcgctctccgtgcccacaactattcaattatatccttttgagTCAAtagagcatccacttggcgagTCGGCAAATTCTTTGAGGCGGCCGgctcatcgagaggtaccccacgtcgtatGCTTAGGGTGGCCgctccgtggcttggaccgcttcatcgtcattggcccaactagtcgtGTACGCCttgtcttcgacgatcatgtgcAGTGATAATGCAgcgtacattatttgggaaaCGCATGTGACATCcaacaaacgcgttggacccttaatcgccgcccatcgagactaGAGCACACCAAatcgcgctccacgtcctagGCGCCGACTCCCGTCGTTCCGCAAAGCAGgccttcctttcatcacttgcgtgcctcgatcgtcttcacaaagacagcCACCtaggtatatcccatccgcaaGTAGAGCCCATATAATGCCGGCTGCCGTTGTCCACAAACGAGACGGCCGGACCGACGCCCGGCACTTCGTTGAAGAGGGAGACGAGTTCGAGACGTGAGGTCGTTGTTctgacccggctaccccaaaatacgcgtGCGATCCATGCCGGTAACGCCTACGGCCTCGACGACATCGTGGATTCTTTGACTTGAGCGGTCGTGTAAGCCCCTTCCAGTGCCGGACagcttcttccactcccaatacATACGCCTATGccgcctaacatcccgggaacccatgcttctcccgtGCATCCGCATCAAATTCCGACAATCCCGGAGCAGGCTTTGAAGGTACGCCACCGAAAACGTTCATCACGCCCTCACGTAAATACTTCGGCATTATCTCCGTGGCCgccgactcaccgatgtggaggtactcatcccacatgtccgCCGCGCCTCCATAACTACCTGATTgacgccgtgcacttttgaataaagGTGTGGCTGGGTCTGCCAGACCGCACGCCCGAAGCCGGAACATGATATCGACGCTCTAATGCgccaacgatacgcataaataACTCCCTGCgaaacgccgccggaacatgtttGCGGAAACCGCGGCTCCTCCTAAAGTAGTCGTCAGATAAACACATGTGCaactacgtgatcccgatcaatcactgccCGGCGGTGGATAacccgtggagggcgaggtatcgcctgctgcTCCACCCTACGCATGTACCGTCCATCTCGCGATTCAtttaggcctccatagcctttcgttcatcctccgttcgtactcctccg
This window of the Salvia hispanica cultivar TCC Black 2014 unplaced genomic scaffold, UniMelb_Shisp_WGS_1.0 HiC_scaffold_324, whole genome shotgun sequence genome carries:
- the LOC125198926 gene encoding uncharacterized protein LOC125198926, which translates into the protein MIADFHLLRTISAAMRHRQIGEGLSNIHRRLLHLGPDTVEELFERHVVKDDNKHLDDDEKELLTRQRLTSTRREALSLYRDIIRATRFFMWPDSRGVLWRDVLRENARKEFEAARFEKDPEVVTRLLIGGRDAVQAAIDKLVEKQKEQIEKESNESRR